The genomic stretch CGTTCCGTCTGAAATCTATAACTACATTAAGGAGATGAACTAACAGTGGCAACAGTAAAAGATTTCCGTAACAACGTCCGTCCGAACTGGTGCCCTGGCTGCGGCGACTTCTCCGTTCAAGCTGCGATCCAGCGTGCACTGGCGGAACTTGGTAAAGAGCCGGAAGAGTGTGCAGTCATCTCCGGGATCGGCTGCTCGGGTCGTATCTCTGGTTATATCAATTCCTACGGTTTCCACACCATTCATGGCCGTTCCCTTCCGGTGGCTCAAGGTGTAAAACTGGCAAACCGCGACCTGACCGTTATCGCGTCTGGTGGCGACGGCGATGGATTTGGTATCGGCCTCAACCACTTCATGCATGCGGCACGCCGTAACATGGACATCACCTACATCACCATGGACAACCAAATCTACGGTTTGACCAAAGGCCAAACTTCTCCGACGTCCGCGCATGGCTTCAAAAACCCGAAGTCCACTCCGCACGGTAACATCGAGAACTCGCTGATCCCGACCCAAGTGGCACTGGCAGCGGGCGCAGGTTTTGTTGCACAATCCTTCTCCTCGGACATCAAACAAATGACCGAGATCGTCAAAGCTGCGATCGCACACAAAGGTTTCTCCTTGGTCAACGTGTACTCGCCGTGCGTCACCTACAACAAGGTGAACACCTATGACTGGTACAAAGAACACCTCGTCAACCTCGATGACATCGAAGGTTACGACCCGACCAACCGCATCCAAGCGATGACCACCATCCTTGAAAACCGCGGTCTGGTCAAAGGGATCATCTACCGCAATGACGAGATCAAAGCGTACGAAGATCTGATCCCGGGCTACCGTGAACAAGCGATCGTACACCAAGACATCGAGATTTCTGCAGAAGACTTCCTCAAAGCGATGAAGGAATTTGCATAAACATCCTTACAATTTGTGAACAAAAGGCGACCATACTGGTCGCCTTTTTTATTTCCCTTTAAATCCCATCGGTGTTTTACACATTCTTTCCACAATTAACGATTATCATGGGGTAGACATGATCGGATTTACAAGTGGACAAGATGATGCTGTCAGCGACAGCAGAGGCGAGGCTCGCCCATCTGCTGAGGCGAATCAGGTCTGTGACGAAGACCTGCCTCACACGATCGAAACTGTCACACAGGCCGTCAGATCAATACTGAGCGCGCCTCAAGGAATCGCCCATCCCGCAGAGCATAGCCTTAGAGCAAACTGAGGTAGCCGATCTGATTCTCTAGTGACTCGATCAAATGTAAGGATCACTGCAACCGCTGCAAGAAGATGACTTTGATCTGGCATCTAGGAGGTACTACGCAATTTTTACGTGAAACTTGCAATTTTCGAAACTTATTTTCATTAATCCCTACGGACACAATGAAAGAGTTTTTCACGAAACTAGTATATCGTCACACTTTTCGAGATACTAAATAGGGGAGGAAACTTCATTGTCTCAATACAAAAGCTCACTATCTACAACCAATCAACATGATGGAGGCAAAGCCAGACGACTCCTCGGGGTCTTCACTCGATTGCTCACAGGCGACGTCCTGAACTATATAAAAAGCATTTACTGGACCTCCAAAATCACCAGCAACTTCTCTATGCCGCTTCGCGTCTTCACACACTGGAAAACGCGTTGGAGCATCGACAAAACGGCGACCGTCACGGTCCGCGAGCAGCTGATCGTTGGCCGACTTGACACTCAGATCGGTCAGAACGGCCAAGAGGGCATCGACCGCAACGTGATCCAAGTCGGTGAGCAAGGTGTGTTGGAAATCGACGGCAAAGTCCGCTTCGGACCGGGAGTGCGCGTGCTGGTCGGCCCGAACGCAAAGCTGAAGATCGGTGATCGAAGCTACATCACCGCCAACTCGAAGCTGATTGTCAAATCGGAAGTGGAGATCGGCACCGACTGCGCGATCTCATGGGATGTGCAACTGATGGACACCGACTTCCACCGCATCGCAGAAGGTGCGGTGAACACCAAGAAGATCACGATTGGCAACAAAGTCTGGATCGGCTCCCGCGCTACGATCATGAAAGGGGTTACCATCGGCGACGGTGCTGTGATCGCAGCGGGCGCTGTCGTTACCAAGGACGTGCCTCCCGGTGCGGTCGTTGGCGGCAATCCGGCCTGCGTGCTTCGTGAGCAAGTCAAATGGGTGCCATAAACAACAGAAAACCGCTGACCCTTCCGGTCAGCGGTTTTTTCTTACCTCACATTTCCCCGCGCAATCACGTCCCACGATTCCCGCGCCCCAAAATCATCGAGCACAATCAGTTCATCGGTCAGATTGACCACCGGGCAGGAATGGTTCGGAATGATCTCCAACACATCGCCGACGCGAATCGGGCTATTCTCTGGAATGCGCACCACACCGTGCTCCTCCGACAGACGCTCGATCACCGCCAGCTCCTGACCCACAATCAGCCCATATCCGACCAGCCCCTCGCGACCATGCGCCCCTTTGTCGAGCGCCAGCGTCTTCGCCCCCGCATCGATGACGATCCGTCCCGCCTCAGGTCGCGCCACCACTCGAGTCAGGACGCGAAGCGCGCACCGCTCTGGTGTTACCACACCAAGACTGACCTGAGTCGCATCATAAAACACATAGTTACCGGGTCGAATCTCGGTCACGCCTAGCACTGCACCTGAAGTTTTCACAGTTGGCGTCGAA from Tumebacillus algifaecis encodes the following:
- a CDS encoding 2-oxoacid:ferredoxin oxidoreductase subunit beta, with product MATVKDFRNNVRPNWCPGCGDFSVQAAIQRALAELGKEPEECAVISGIGCSGRISGYINSYGFHTIHGRSLPVAQGVKLANRDLTVIASGGDGDGFGIGLNHFMHAARRNMDITYITMDNQIYGLTKGQTSPTSAHGFKNPKSTPHGNIENSLIPTQVALAAGAGFVAQSFSSDIKQMTEIVKAAIAHKGFSLVNVYSPCVTYNKVNTYDWYKEHLVNLDDIEGYDPTNRIQAMTTILENRGLVKGIIYRNDEIKAYEDLIPGYREQAIVHQDIEISAEDFLKAMKEFA